A single window of Vibrio stylophorae DNA harbors:
- a CDS encoding YgiQ family radical SAM protein, which translates to MSLSHPFNPDQNAIPLAEYPKYWAECFGTAPFLPTTRKEMEALGWDSCDVIIVTGDAYVDHPSFGMAIIGRLLESQGYRVGIIAQPEWQNKDAFMALGKPNLFWGVTAGNMDSMINRYTADRKLRHDDAYTPNNEGGKRPDRAVLVYSQRCREAYKDVPIVLGGIEASLRRLAHYDYWSDKVRRSVLMDAKADILLYGNAERALIEVAHRLANHEPIETITNVRGTAVMQKNIPEGFTEVDSSRIEKPGRAMTMPNPYAVEENCQKQDTEAKPIIVRPSKRDAATSVVRLPSYEKLAGDRILYAHASRVMHLETNPYSARALVQRHGDRELWINPPPIPLSTEEMDQVFALPFARRPHPSYGKAKIPAYDMIKTSVNIMRGCFGGCSFCSITEHEGRIIQNRSKESILNELKEIRDKVPGFTGTISDLGGPTANMYRLGCSDAKAEANCRRPSCVFPEICKKLNTDHKHTIDLYREARAVEGIKKVMIASGVRYDLATESPEYVKELVTHHVGGYLKIAPEHTEKGPLDLMMKPGMGTYDKFKAMFEKYSAEAGKKQYLIPYFISAHPGTTNEDMLNLALWLKANDFECDQVQNFYPSPMCNATAMYHSETSPLKRVSYKQRDALPVAKGERQRRLHKALLRYHDPANWPLIRQALVEMGKKHLIGERPECLVPSERGEQRKATFAEKRRSGRHGSNRFATKHTGPIPVGNTKGPRKESAQNSQRGSQSASGQPGKGKNQGSAFKAKGPQVQGKGQAANSAGQRPNTAKSSGKVGGKPTTNNKGANKGGNRNGQANPNGKPKHR; encoded by the coding sequence ATGTCGCTTTCACATCCATTTAATCCAGACCAAAACGCCATTCCACTGGCGGAATACCCCAAATATTGGGCGGAATGCTTTGGTACGGCGCCCTTTCTACCCACCACTCGCAAAGAGATGGAAGCGCTAGGTTGGGACAGCTGTGATGTGATTATCGTGACCGGCGATGCCTATGTCGATCACCCAAGTTTTGGTATGGCGATTATTGGCCGTCTATTAGAGAGCCAAGGCTATCGTGTGGGGATCATTGCGCAGCCTGAATGGCAAAATAAAGACGCCTTTATGGCGCTTGGCAAACCCAATCTCTTTTGGGGCGTGACCGCCGGCAACATGGACTCGATGATCAACCGCTATACCGCGGATCGTAAACTGCGCCATGATGATGCCTACACCCCAAATAATGAGGGCGGCAAACGTCCCGATCGCGCCGTGCTTGTTTATTCTCAGCGCTGCCGCGAAGCCTATAAAGATGTACCCATTGTGCTTGGCGGCATCGAAGCGAGTCTGCGCCGACTTGCTCACTATGATTACTGGTCAGACAAAGTCCGTCGCTCAGTGCTGATGGATGCTAAAGCGGATATTTTGCTCTATGGCAACGCCGAGCGTGCCTTGATTGAAGTGGCGCATCGCCTTGCCAATCATGAACCAATCGAAACCATTACCAATGTGCGCGGCACTGCGGTGATGCAAAAAAACATTCCCGAAGGCTTTACGGAAGTGGACTCATCGCGCATTGAAAAACCAGGCCGCGCCATGACCATGCCCAACCCTTATGCCGTCGAAGAAAACTGTCAAAAGCAGGATACCGAAGCCAAGCCAATTATTGTGCGCCCAAGCAAGCGTGATGCAGCAACCTCTGTGGTGCGTTTACCAAGCTATGAAAAGCTGGCTGGCGATCGCATTTTGTATGCCCATGCCAGCCGCGTCATGCACCTTGAAACCAACCCCTATTCTGCCCGCGCGCTGGTGCAGCGCCATGGTGATCGCGAGCTTTGGATCAATCCACCGCCAATTCCACTAAGCACGGAAGAGATGGACCAAGTTTTTGCGTTGCCTTTTGCGCGTCGTCCGCATCCAAGTTATGGCAAAGCAAAAATTCCAGCCTACGACATGATTAAAACCTCGGTGAATATCATGCGCGGCTGTTTTGGTGGTTGCTCATTTTGCTCGATTACCGAGCATGAAGGTCGCATCATTCAAAACCGCTCCAAAGAGTCCATTCTCAATGAGCTCAAAGAGATTCGCGACAAAGTCCCCGGCTTTACCGGCACCATCTCCGACTTAGGTGGGCCAACCGCCAACATGTATCGTTTGGGCTGCTCTGATGCCAAAGCGGAAGCTAACTGCCGCCGTCCATCCTGCGTGTTCCCTGAGATCTGTAAAAAGCTCAATACCGATCATAAACACACCATTGACCTATATCGTGAAGCGCGCGCTGTTGAAGGGATCAAAAAGGTGATGATCGCCTCTGGTGTGCGCTACGACTTGGCGACTGAGTCCCCTGAATATGTCAAAGAGTTGGTGACACATCACGTCGGCGGCTACCTTAAAATCGCCCCTGAGCACACTGAAAAAGGCCCACTGGATTTGATGATGAAACCCGGTATGGGCACCTATGACAAATTCAAAGCGATGTTTGAGAAATACAGCGCTGAAGCAGGTAAAAAGCAGTATTTGATCCCCTACTTTATCTCGGCGCACCCAGGCACCACCAATGAGGATATGCTCAACTTGGCGCTGTGGCTCAAAGCTAATGATTTTGAGTGCGATCAGGTGCAAAACTTCTATCCATCGCCCATGTGTAATGCCACCGCGATGTACCACTCAGAAACATCACCTCTGAAACGTGTGAGCTATAAACAGCGCGATGCACTGCCAGTCGCCAAAGGCGAGCGCCAACGCCGCTTGCACAAAGCGCTGCTGCGTTATCACGATCCTGCCAACTGGCCGCTCATTCGCCAAGCGTTGGTTGAGATGGGTAAAAAACACCTGATTGGTGAGCGCCCTGAGTGCTTGGTGCCCTCTGAGCGCGGTGAGCAGCGCAAAGCCACCTTTGCTGAAAAACGTCGCTCTGGTCGCCATGGCAGCAACCGTTTTGCCACCAAACACACAGGTCCAATTCCTGTGGGGAATACTAAAGGTCCGCGTAAAGAAAGCGCGCAAAATTCACAGCGCGGCTCGCAATCCGCCTCAGGCCAACCGGGCAAAGGGAAAAACCAAGGTAGCGCCTTTAAAGCCAAAGGACCGCAGGTGCAAGGCAAAGGACAAGCTGCAAATAGCGCAGGACAGCGTCCAAACACGGCGAAGTCCAGCGGTAAGGTAGGCGGAAAGCCAACCACCAATAACAAGGGTGCGAATAAGGGCGGCAATCGAAACGGTCAAGCTAACCCAAATGGCAAGCCTAAGCATCGCTAA
- a CDS encoding DNA alkylation repair protein has protein sequence MMQVHAVADHLMALADPALAQKATRFFKTGPGEYGEGDQFLGIRVPELRRLAKQVSFDLSASLQWLQSPYHEFRHFALLYWVHHYPRLDAQGQQALAKAYIDHWHRVNNWDLVDCSAHYILGAYLDSYHAGDTSLLVAWAQSPQLWQRRIAMVASWHWIRQNRFELTLSLCQLLFQDQEDLMHKACGWMLREVGKRDEAVLTQFLDAHTKQMPRTSLRYAIERLTPAQRQYYLAL, from the coding sequence ATGATGCAAGTACATGCCGTTGCTGATCATTTAATGGCATTGGCTGACCCAGCGTTGGCGCAAAAGGCAACGCGCTTTTTTAAAACGGGGCCGGGCGAATATGGCGAAGGGGATCAATTTTTAGGCATTCGCGTGCCTGAATTGCGCCGCTTGGCAAAGCAGGTTTCCTTTGATTTATCCGCCTCATTGCAATGGTTGCAATCGCCTTACCATGAGTTTCGTCACTTCGCGCTACTCTATTGGGTGCATCATTACCCGCGGTTAGATGCGCAAGGCCAGCAAGCGCTCGCCAAGGCTTATATCGACCATTGGCATCGCGTCAATAATTGGGATTTAGTGGACTGCTCCGCCCATTATATTTTGGGCGCTTATCTTGACAGCTACCATGCCGGTGACACCTCGCTTTTAGTCGCATGGGCGCAATCGCCGCAGTTGTGGCAACGACGAATTGCTATGGTGGCCAGTTGGCATTGGATTCGTCAAAATCGCTTTGAGCTCACGCTATCGCTTTGTCAGCTGCTTTTTCAAGATCAAGAAGATCTGATGCACAAAGCCTGTGGTTGGATGCTTCGAGAAGTGGGTAAGCGCGATGAAGCGGTATTGACGCAGTTTCTTGATGCGCATACAAAACAGATGCCTCGCACCTCGCTTCGCTATGCGATTGAGCGGCTGACCCCGGCTCAGCGCCAATATTATCTAGCATTATGA
- a CDS encoding NAD(P)H-dependent oxidoreductase gives MQAPRLLLYFAHPSQRQSEINRPMFALAKQRDDLTCVDLYAEYPTFDIDIAREQQRLRDHDIIIFQFPLYWYSAPAILKEWQDLVLEYGFAYGHQGTALHGKSMLCAITAGGKEAAYQTDGYNHYPIRELLRPFEQTANLIGMNFLPPFVLFASRSAVENGSSKTHLAQWQALLSQLSRGDLDLPQNAQGLIQLPNTEHI, from the coding sequence ATGCAAGCACCTCGCCTTCTGCTTTATTTTGCACACCCATCGCAACGTCAGTCCGAAATCAATCGTCCCATGTTTGCGCTAGCAAAACAGCGTGATGACCTCACCTGCGTTGATCTTTATGCGGAATATCCAACATTTGATATTGATATAGCGCGTGAGCAGCAACGACTTCGTGACCATGACATCATCATTTTTCAATTCCCGCTCTATTGGTACTCAGCACCTGCCATTTTGAAAGAGTGGCAAGATCTCGTTTTAGAGTATGGCTTTGCCTATGGCCATCAAGGCACTGCGTTACATGGCAAATCCATGTTATGTGCGATCACCGCAGGCGGCAAAGAAGCTGCCTATCAAACCGATGGCTACAATCACTATCCCATTCGCGAGCTGCTGCGCCCCTTTGAGCAAACCGCCAACTTAATTGGCATGAATTTCTTGCCGCCCTTTGTCCTCTTTGCATCGCGCAGCGCCGTGGAAAATGGCAGTAGTAAAACACACCTTGCGCAGTGGCAGGCACTATTGTCGCAGCTCAGTCGTGGCGATTTAGACTTACCACAAAACGCACAGGGATTAATTCAACTGCCCAATACTGAGCACATCTAA
- a CDS encoding monovalent cation:proton antiporter-2 (CPA2) family protein, with product MTSYFIQAFIYLLAAVIAVPLAKRFGLGSVLGYLIAGVVIGPVIGLVGSETNTIQHFAEFGVVMMLFLVGLELDPKTLWRMRHRLLGLGGLQVFLTTLLVTLIALQFGQNWRVALTIGFIFALSSTAIVLQTLNEKHLNRTEGGRSAFSVLLFQDIAVIPMLAIIPFLALPELVEQSQQLAQQASDAHSSLSLVANLPGWAHGLVVMLAISAVVVGGHFLSRPLLTFVANSGLREIFTATALMLVIGIAALMSVVGLSPALGTFLAGVVLANSEFRHELESNIDPFKGILLGLFFITVGAGIHFGLLFSQFFTIIGLTLGLMLLKIIILLPIGLLFRLRGVALWLFALSLGQAGEFGFVLLSFSAQSQVLSSDMSQTLSMVVALSMFLTPGLFIAFDKLIAPRFQAKENEREADDIDEQGTVIIAGVGRVGQIINRLLVANGVQTVVLDHEATQVDNLRKINTKSYFGDATRPDLLHTAGIDQAKLLIVAMDDQERSVELVRYVKHSHPNLAVWARAFDRGHAYMLRSVGADHIESETFHSALELGTTALCQLGFHPFQVEKQKQRFKTVEKQSSDALYEAWLDDSEGERFDNNYRKLFIELEETIRAAISQQADNHSRSVHGWTPPPKHYEEELADSAPIEESR from the coding sequence ATGACAAGCTATTTTATTCAGGCTTTTATCTATCTGCTGGCAGCAGTGATTGCCGTACCGCTAGCCAAACGCTTTGGTTTAGGCTCAGTATTGGGATATCTCATTGCGGGCGTGGTGATTGGCCCAGTGATCGGCCTTGTTGGCAGCGAAACCAATACCATTCAGCACTTTGCTGAATTTGGCGTGGTGATGATGCTATTTTTGGTGGGTCTTGAGCTCGATCCTAAAACCCTATGGCGAATGCGCCATCGCTTGCTTGGTTTAGGTGGTTTACAGGTTTTTCTCACCACCTTGCTCGTCACTTTGATTGCACTGCAATTTGGCCAAAACTGGCGTGTGGCTTTGACCATAGGGTTTATTTTCGCCCTCTCCTCCACCGCAATTGTGCTGCAAACGCTCAATGAAAAGCATCTTAACCGCACAGAGGGCGGGCGCAGCGCTTTTTCCGTCTTGCTGTTTCAAGATATTGCGGTCATTCCGATGCTCGCCATTATTCCATTTTTGGCGCTGCCAGAATTGGTTGAGCAAAGTCAGCAACTGGCGCAACAAGCCAGCGATGCCCATAGCAGTTTAAGTTTGGTGGCTAACCTGCCCGGTTGGGCGCATGGTTTGGTAGTTATGCTGGCGATCAGTGCAGTGGTCGTCGGTGGTCATTTTCTCAGTCGCCCGCTACTCACCTTTGTTGCTAACTCGGGTCTACGTGAAATATTTACCGCCACCGCTTTAATGCTAGTGATCGGCATTGCGGCGCTGATGAGTGTGGTGGGCTTATCACCCGCACTGGGTACTTTCTTAGCAGGCGTGGTACTGGCGAACAGTGAGTTTCGCCATGAGCTTGAGTCCAACATTGATCCGTTCAAGGGTATATTGCTCGGCCTTTTCTTTATCACCGTTGGTGCGGGCATTCATTTTGGCCTGCTATTTTCACAATTTTTCACCATCATTGGCCTCACTCTTGGCTTAATGCTGCTCAAAATCATTATTTTGCTGCCCATTGGCCTACTCTTTCGCCTGCGCGGTGTTGCGCTTTGGCTTTTTGCACTCAGCCTTGGGCAAGCGGGTGAATTTGGCTTTGTATTACTCAGCTTTAGTGCGCAAAGCCAAGTGCTCAGCAGCGATATGAGCCAAACCCTTTCCATGGTGGTTGCGCTATCCATGTTCCTCACGCCGGGTCTGTTTATTGCCTTTGATAAGCTGATCGCACCGCGCTTTCAAGCTAAAGAGAACGAACGCGAGGCTGATGATATCGATGAACAGGGCACGGTGATCATCGCCGGTGTGGGGCGTGTTGGGCAAATCATTAACCGCCTTTTAGTGGCGAATGGCGTGCAAACTGTGGTCCTTGACCATGAAGCCACACAAGTCGATAACCTTCGTAAAATCAACACTAAAAGCTATTTTGGTGATGCTACCCGTCCAGATTTATTGCACACCGCAGGCATTGACCAAGCAAAATTGCTCATTGTTGCCATGGATGATCAAGAGCGCAGCGTTGAGCTGGTACGCTACGTCAAACACAGCCATCCCAACCTCGCGGTTTGGGCGCGCGCCTTTGACCGGGGTCATGCTTATATGCTGCGCAGCGTTGGTGCCGATCATATCGAAAGTGAAACCTTTCACTCTGCGCTTGAACTTGGTACCACAGCACTTTGTCAGCTCGGATTTCATCCTTTTCAAGTGGAAAAACAGAAACAGCGCTTTAAAACCGTCGAAAAACAAAGTTCAGATGCGCTTTATGAGGCGTGGCTCGACGACAGCGAAGGCGAACGATTTGATAATAACTATCGCAAGCTCTTTATCGAGTTAGAAGAAACCATTCGAGCTGCTATTTCACAACAGGCGGACAATCACAGCCGAAGTGTCCATGGCTGGACGCCGCCACCGAAACATTATGAAGAAGAATTAGCCGATTCGGCACCAATCGAGGAGTCCCGATGA
- a CDS encoding bifunctional 4-hydroxy-2-oxoglutarate aldolase/2-dehydro-3-deoxy-phosphogluconate aldolase, whose amino-acid sequence MKSLVDALANVKIIPVIAIEQAKDIIPIGRALAHNGLPAAEITFRSAAAAEAIARLRDDQPDMLIGAGTVLNIEQAKQAQAAGAQFVVAPGLNPNTVKACQDAQIAMIPGVNNPSTIEQALELGLTTLKFFPAEASGGIAMIKALLAPYQQIQLMPTGGINAQNVQDYLAIDRIYACGGTWMVTPQLIAQKQWHEMGQLARQASQIANNAFSLNLV is encoded by the coding sequence ATGAAATCCTTAGTCGATGCATTGGCCAACGTTAAAATTATTCCCGTGATCGCCATAGAGCAGGCAAAAGATATTATTCCCATTGGCCGTGCGCTTGCTCACAATGGCCTGCCTGCTGCGGAAATCACCTTTCGCTCAGCCGCGGCGGCCGAAGCGATCGCCCGCCTTCGCGACGATCAACCCGATATGTTAATTGGCGCTGGCACGGTATTAAATATTGAGCAAGCCAAACAAGCACAAGCTGCGGGCGCACAATTTGTGGTGGCCCCGGGACTCAATCCCAATACAGTGAAAGCTTGTCAGGATGCACAGATTGCCATGATTCCAGGCGTCAATAACCCATCGACCATTGAGCAGGCCCTAGAGCTTGGTTTAACTACCCTCAAATTTTTCCCGGCAGAAGCATCGGGTGGCATTGCGATGATCAAAGCGCTACTTGCGCCCTATCAGCAAATTCAACTGATGCCCACGGGCGGTATTAATGCTCAAAACGTGCAAGATTATTTGGCCATTGATCGCATCTATGCTTGCGGCGGCACGTGGATGGTTACCCCCCAGCTCATTGCGCAAAAACAGTGGCATGAGATGGGACAATTGGCGCGTCAGGCAAGCCAAATCGCAAACAACGCATTTAGCCTAAATCTGGTTTAG
- a CDS encoding efflux RND transporter permease subunit: MMSRFFIQRPKFALVIALIMLLSGTIALFVLPITEYPQISPPSVNVTAYYNGASAETVEEAVAEPIEQSVNGVENMIYMSSKSANNGMYSLTVTFDIGTDADMAQVNVQNRVSQVESKLPQEVRQTGITVSKQSPDILMVLNFYSDDGRYDDQFLVNYLNLNIKDQLARTKGIANVNVIGSGEYAMRVWMNPEKMANLGVTTGDIKNALAEQNVQVAAGKIGAAPFFDATEVEVSLVTKGRLSTAEEFENIVLRARDDGSSVYLKDVANVELGKRSYDGGGYFRGKDAAIVALTLQSDANALESGAAVMALLERLQPNMPEGLLYETSYDTTLFVSESIKGVVSTLIQSILLVIAVTYLFLGSVRATLIPVVAIPVSLVGTFAIMLSTGFTINTVTLFGLILAIGIVVDDAILVIENVDTNLQNDPTLTPRQATLKAMEAVTGPIVTSTLVLLAVFIPVSLLPGITGIMYRQFALTICISVVLSSINALTLSPALCSLVLKSGDDNQSGWFAAFNRGLNRLTERYGKIAGFLVRKSIVLALVFVIAIATLGQLAKNTPSEFVPQEDKGILLVNVQLPDSASLSRTEAVTEKLLTIVEQEPAIEGITLANGYAVISGSAAANGATLFIKLKTWQERNAMDGDQSADAIIARINGRAAQALPEASVFALGPPSVPGMGTAAGFEFVLEDTMGRSRSELAQVMNSLIAEASRQPEIAYAFSTFRANVPHYYIDINRQKVKQLGIPLSEVFQTLQANLGGMYVNDFSLYGKSYRVTMQADAPFRGEVGDLGRFYVRSSTGAMVPLSTLIEVKPVFEPDVAWRYNMYRAAVIQGVAAPGYASGDAIAAMQRVAQEVMPQGYQYEWTGMAYQEIQAGSMAIYAFMLAIIFIYLFMVAQYESWSIPLAIILVVPVATLGAYLALWVTSSPLNLYGQIGLVLLIALASKNAILIVEFAKNEREQAEHPIDKSAVMGGTLRFRAVNMTSWSFILGMVPLILASGAGAASQNSLGIALLGGLLCVLIAGTCLIPGFFAVIQRRRERFHGGSTKLKPLEDD, from the coding sequence ATGATGAGTCGTTTTTTTATTCAGCGCCCCAAATTTGCCTTGGTGATTGCGCTGATTATGTTGCTCTCAGGAACCATCGCTCTCTTTGTATTACCGATCACCGAATATCCGCAAATTAGCCCGCCATCGGTGAATGTGACCGCCTATTACAATGGTGCGAGTGCTGAAACGGTGGAAGAGGCTGTTGCAGAGCCCATTGAGCAGTCAGTAAATGGCGTGGAGAACATGATTTACATGTCCTCAAAAAGTGCCAATAACGGGATGTATAGTCTCACGGTGACCTTTGATATCGGTACTGATGCCGATATGGCGCAGGTTAATGTGCAAAACCGAGTGTCTCAAGTGGAGTCCAAATTGCCGCAAGAGGTTCGGCAGACCGGGATCACCGTCAGTAAACAGTCACCTGATATTTTGATGGTACTGAACTTCTATTCTGATGATGGTCGCTACGATGACCAATTTCTCGTCAATTACCTCAATCTCAACATCAAAGATCAGCTCGCGCGAACCAAGGGGATCGCCAATGTCAATGTCATTGGCTCCGGTGAGTACGCCATGCGGGTTTGGATGAACCCTGAAAAAATGGCCAATCTTGGCGTTACTACGGGGGATATAAAAAACGCGCTGGCCGAGCAAAACGTGCAGGTGGCCGCTGGTAAAATTGGCGCCGCGCCTTTTTTTGATGCCACGGAAGTGGAAGTGAGCTTGGTGACTAAGGGGCGTTTAAGCACAGCGGAAGAGTTTGAAAATATTGTGCTACGCGCGCGTGATGATGGCTCCAGTGTTTACTTAAAAGATGTTGCCAATGTTGAGCTTGGCAAGCGCTCCTACGATGGCGGCGGTTATTTTCGTGGAAAAGATGCGGCCATTGTGGCGCTCACCTTGCAATCAGATGCCAATGCACTGGAAAGTGGCGCGGCTGTGATGGCTCTGTTGGAGCGCCTTCAGCCGAATATGCCTGAAGGGCTGTTGTATGAAACCAGCTATGACACCACCTTGTTTGTCTCAGAATCGATTAAAGGCGTGGTCTCTACGCTGATTCAATCGATTTTGTTGGTGATCGCCGTAACCTACCTCTTTTTAGGAAGTGTGCGCGCAACGCTTATTCCTGTGGTTGCTATCCCTGTGTCTTTGGTGGGGACTTTTGCCATTATGCTCAGCACCGGGTTTACCATTAATACGGTGACCTTGTTTGGTTTGATTTTGGCAATTGGTATTGTGGTGGATGATGCCATTTTGGTGATTGAAAATGTCGATACCAATTTGCAAAACGATCCCACCTTAACGCCAAGGCAAGCTACGCTCAAGGCGATGGAAGCGGTGACCGGTCCCATCGTGACTTCAACTTTGGTGCTGCTGGCGGTATTTATTCCGGTGAGCTTACTGCCGGGGATCACGGGTATCATGTATCGGCAGTTTGCGCTGACGATTTGTATCTCTGTGGTGCTCTCCTCCATCAATGCACTGACGTTATCTCCAGCGCTGTGCTCTTTAGTGCTGAAATCAGGTGATGATAACCAATCGGGTTGGTTTGCTGCCTTTAACCGTGGCTTAAATCGTTTGACTGAGCGCTATGGCAAGATTGCGGGTTTCTTGGTGCGTAAAAGCATTGTGCTGGCTTTGGTTTTCGTCATCGCCATTGCCACGCTGGGTCAGCTTGCAAAAAATACCCCCAGTGAATTTGTGCCGCAGGAAGATAAAGGGATCTTACTGGTCAATGTCCAGTTGCCAGATTCGGCTTCCTTGTCACGCACTGAAGCGGTGACCGAGAAGTTACTGACCATTGTGGAGCAAGAGCCCGCCATTGAAGGTATCACCTTAGCCAATGGCTATGCGGTGATTTCAGGCTCTGCGGCTGCCAATGGTGCGACTTTATTTATCAAGCTCAAAACATGGCAAGAGCGCAATGCCATGGATGGCGACCAATCGGCTGATGCGATTATTGCACGGATTAATGGACGCGCCGCACAGGCGTTGCCAGAGGCCAGTGTATTTGCGCTTGGGCCACCATCGGTACCGGGTATGGGGACAGCGGCTGGTTTTGAATTTGTGCTCGAAGACACCATGGGGCGCTCTCGCTCTGAGCTTGCGCAGGTGATGAATAGCCTGATTGCTGAGGCGAGCCGCCAGCCTGAAATTGCCTACGCTTTTAGTACCTTTCGCGCCAATGTGCCGCACTACTATATCGATATTAATCGGCAAAAAGTGAAACAGCTGGGGATTCCACTGTCAGAAGTATTCCAAACGTTGCAAGCGAATTTGGGGGGCATGTATGTCAATGACTTTAGCCTCTATGGCAAAAGCTATCGTGTGACCATGCAAGCTGATGCGCCATTTCGCGGTGAGGTGGGTGATTTAGGTCGATTTTATGTCCGCTCATCAACGGGGGCTATGGTACCACTAAGTACGCTCATTGAAGTGAAACCTGTCTTTGAACCTGATGTCGCATGGCGTTACAACATGTATCGCGCCGCTGTGATTCAAGGGGTGGCTGCGCCGGGCTATGCCAGCGGTGATGCCATCGCCGCGATGCAGCGCGTGGCGCAAGAGGTGATGCCGCAGGGTTACCAATATGAATGGACAGGGATGGCTTACCAAGAGATTCAAGCCGGTAGCATGGCGATCTATGCCTTTATGTTGGCGATCATTTTCATTTATCTGTTTATGGTGGCGCAATATGAAAGCTGGTCGATTCCGCTGGCGATTATTTTGGTGGTGCCAGTGGCAACGCTGGGGGCTTATTTAGCTCTGTGGGTCACTTCCTCGCCACTCAACCTATATGGTCAAATAGGTTTGGTCTTGCTGATTGCGCTGGCATCAAAAAATGCCATTTTGATCGTTGAATTTGCGAAAAATGAGCGCGAGCAAGCAGAGCATCCCATTGATAAATCAGCTGTGATGGGGGGAACCTTGCGTTTTCGCGCGGTGAACATGACATCATGGTCTTTTATTTTGGGGATGGTGCCGTTGATTTTGGCTAGCGGCGCAGGTGCGGCGAGTCAAAACTCCTTGGGGATCGCCTTACTTGGGGGCTTGCTTTGCGTATTGATTGCCGGTACCTGCTTGATTCCTGGCTTCTTTGCTGTCATTCAGCGTCGCCGCGAGCGTTTCCATGGTGGCTCCACCAAGCTTAAACCCTTGGAGGATGACTGA
- a CDS encoding efflux RND transporter periplasmic adaptor subunit — protein sequence MQSKLIILVMGLLLSGCGESQMAPEIPAPLVTVTPVKTIDYQHRKVYVGRTEAKDDIALMALVSGYITKIDFVEGEKVAPGDLLFQIDPAPYLAKVATAKADIEKAKAQLENAEREYQRGKKLLPRGSISQNTFDGLKAARLTAKAQLSAAQAQLSAAEAELGYTEIRAPFAGRISDSKVALGDLVSPNSGALASLVALDPMYASFNLSEKERLNLGLDQLDGSAQGSQGKVEVHLVLSNKSQYDHAGALDYVGNRIDQQTGTIVIRASFPNPQELLLPGQFVQIELKEAQPKAELVVPRRAVQSDLESDFVMVLGANNIAERRNVNLGAQVGGDVIITDGLQANDVVIVTGLQKVRNAKPVRVESNKEPSA from the coding sequence ATGCAAAGCAAACTAATCATTCTTGTGATGGGTTTATTACTATCTGGATGCGGTGAGTCACAGATGGCGCCGGAAATACCGGCACCTTTGGTCACGGTCACCCCCGTGAAAACTATCGATTATCAACACCGAAAAGTGTATGTCGGGCGTACGGAAGCCAAGGATGATATTGCGCTGATGGCATTGGTATCGGGCTATATTACGAAAATCGATTTTGTTGAAGGTGAAAAAGTCGCACCAGGCGATTTACTCTTTCAGATCGACCCCGCTCCCTATCTTGCTAAAGTTGCGACTGCCAAAGCGGATATCGAAAAAGCCAAAGCGCAGCTAGAAAATGCTGAGCGCGAATACCAGCGCGGTAAAAAACTCTTGCCTCGAGGCAGCATTAGTCAAAATACTTTCGATGGCTTAAAGGCCGCTCGTCTGACCGCCAAAGCCCAACTCTCAGCCGCGCAGGCGCAGCTTTCTGCAGCTGAAGCCGAATTGGGATATACCGAAATTCGCGCGCCTTTTGCAGGGCGCATTAGTGACAGTAAAGTTGCACTGGGCGATCTTGTCTCACCAAATAGTGGTGCATTGGCATCGCTGGTTGCCCTTGATCCCATGTATGCCAGTTTTAACCTCAGTGAAAAAGAGCGCTTAAATCTTGGCCTTGATCAGCTGGATGGCAGTGCACAGGGAAGCCAAGGTAAGGTGGAAGTGCATTTGGTGCTGTCGAATAAAAGCCAATATGACCATGCAGGCGCACTTGATTACGTGGGTAACCGCATTGATCAGCAAACCGGTACCATCGTGATTCGTGCCTCTTTCCCCAATCCTCAAGAGCTACTGTTGCCAGGCCAATTTGTGCAGATTGAGCTTAAAGAGGCGCAGCCAAAAGCAGAGCTAGTGGTGCCGCGCCGCGCCGTACAAAGCGATTTAGAGTCAGATTTTGTGATGGTGCTTGGCGCCAATAATATCGCTGAGCGGCGCAATGTGAATTTGGGCGCTCAAGTTGGTGGTGATGTGATTATCACCGATGGCCTTCAAGCCAATGATGTGGTGATTGTCACTGGTTTGCAAAAGGTGCGCAATGCCAAACCCGTGCGTGTGGAATCGAATAAGGAGCCAAGCGCATGA